In a single window of the Brachyspira pilosicoli genome:
- a CDS encoding ABC transporter ATP-binding protein: MSSIKFEHVKKVYDNKVEVVKDFSLDIADKEFVILVGPSGCGKSTTLRMIAGLEEITDGKLYIGDRLINDVAPKDRDIAMVFQNYALYPHMSVFKNMAFGLELRKTPKDEIKKRVEWAAQVLDIAHLLDRKPKALSGGQRQRV; this comes from the coding sequence ATGTCTAGTATAAAATTTGAGCATGTAAAAAAAGTATATGACAACAAAGTTGAGGTAGTTAAAGACTTTAGTTTGGATATAGCTGATAAAGAGTTTGTAATTCTTGTAGGTCCTTCAGGCTGCGGTAAATCTACAACTTTACGTATGATAGCTGGTCTTGAAGAGATTACAGATGGTAAACTTTATATTGGAGATAGACTCATAAATGATGTAGCTCCAAAAGACAGAGATATTGCTATGGTGTTTCAGAACTATGCCTTATATCCGCACATGTCTGTATTTAAGAACATGGCTTTTGGGTTGGAACTTAGAAAAACTCCAAAAGATGAAATTAAGAAAAGAGTTGAATGGGCAGCACAAGTACTTGATATAGCTCATTTGCTTGACAGAAAACCTAAGGCATTATCTGGCGGTCAGCGTCAAAGGGTA